From the genome of Drosophila melanogaster chromosome 2L, one region includes:
- the CG9121 gene encoding uncharacterized protein, isoform C, whose amino-acid sequence MEKLEWVDEFENSAENGAGSGEEDSQLYQYYAKTFETTGEFISSQCCVSCREHDPHLYDADVATPLHYAAYWGHEECVRILLEHNAPINVLNNDGYAPLHLGAGFAGVTELLIKHGALVNAKTLSDGKTALHMAIESKCAESARLLLQTNININDTDDDGETPLMAAIACSMLDVAEELVKRGARINIQDKQNHTALQYAVRGRHTQMAKLLLERGARRLASQHLLHLAVESNVKELVELLLQYGESLSVWNLKNFTPIMLAIHRGRHEMLEYLLNVAEEQRKLGLYSDVHDEGLVLFAVQQNFWVKEFSRILRVLLAKSPSARNDFYDSCAPTIVCGLIYCHTPLSRAINLHRLEVAEFLIHEGCNLAQICREHVVNELRSNCTPTRLAFARLLCNAGFQFPHKHRPLPKDWPPARLEFEREMCLLGTQPRSLQSLARLEIRRSLLRCLQTRPEVQERYLPTQERSSLGRIVDEFAIPATLKRYLSDFDELPPVRGMEPVDIPVVKWTESWD is encoded by the exons ATGGAGAAACTGGAGTGGGTGGATGAGTTCGAGAATAGTGCGGAGAATGGAGCGGGCAGCGGCGAAGAGGATAGCCAATTGTATCAGTATTATGCGAAAACCTTCGAAACCACCGGAGAGTTCATATCATCCCAGTGCTGTGTCTCCTGTCGCGAACATGATCCGCATCTCTACGATGCCGATGTGGCCACTCCGCTGCACTACGCCGCCTACTGGGGTCACGAGGAGTGTGTGCGCATCCTGTTGGAACACAACGCACCTATCAATGTCCTCAATAACGATGGATACGCGCCACTCCATCTGGGTGCCGGTTTCGCCGGTGTCACCGAGCTACTGATCAAGCACGGAGCCTTGGTGAATGCCAAAACCCTGAGTGATGGCAAGACGGCGCTTCATATGGCCATCGAAAGCAAGTGTGCGGAATCTGCCCGTCTACTGCTTCAAACGAACATCAACATCAATGACACGGATGATGATGGCGAGACACCACTGATGGCGGCCATTGCCTGCAGCATGTTGGACGTAGCTGAAGAGCTGGTGAAGCGTGGTGCTCGCATCAATATCCAGGACAAGCAGAATCACACGGCCTTGCAGTACGCGGTGAGGGGTCGTCACACCCAGATGGCCAAGTTGCTCTTAGAGCGCGGAGCACGGCGCCTGGCCTCCCAACACCTGCTGCATCTCGCCGTTGAGTCCAATGTCAAGGAACTGGTGGAGCTTCTACTGCAGTACGGCGAGAGTTTGTCCGTATGGAATCTCAAAAACTTCACACCCATCATGCTGGCCATCCATCGGGGGCGTCACGAAATGCTTGAGTATCTGCTGAACGTGGCTGAGGAACAGCGCAAGCTCGGACTCTACTCGGATGTCCACGATGAGGGCTTGGTTCTGTTTGCCGTGCAGCAGAATTTTTGGGTTAAGGAGTTTAGCCGCATACTGCGTGTATTGCTTGCCAAATCGCCCAGCGCTCGTAATGATTTCTATGACTCGTGTGCTCCGACAATCGTTTGTGGCCTGATTTATTGTCACACTCCGTTGTCCAGGGCCATCAACCTGCACCGCCTGGAGGTGGCCGAATTCCTCATCCACGAGGGCTGCAATCTGGCGCAGATTTGCCGGGAACATGTGGTGAATGAGCTCAGATCGAATTGCACACCAACACGATTGGCCTTTGCCAGGTTGCTAT GCAACGCTGGCTTTCAGTTTCCGCACAAGCACCGACCCCTGCCCAAGGACTGGCCACCAGCGCGGCTGGAATTCGAGCGGGAAATGTGTTTGCTTGGCACCCAGCCACGCTCCTTGCAGTCTCTCGCTCGCCTGGAGATTCGTCGGAGTCTCCTGAGATGCCTGCAAACGCGGCCGGAGGTGCAGGAAAGGTATCTTCCCACTCAGGAGCGGTCATCGCTGGGGAGGATTGTGGATGAGTTCGCCATACCCGCCACCTTGAAGCGTTACCTCAGCGACTTTGACGAACTGCCGCCGGTGAGGGGTATGGAGCCGGTCGATATACCTGTTGTTAAATGGACTGAGTCTTGGGATTGA
- the CG44001 gene encoding uncharacterized protein, isoform D — protein MDPHSADNCKCHKQTQPAQQTLSDMDFDRGIWNAAIYNEVERVREFIKKGQSMARDDCDYTALHYAARNGNEPICKLLLDEGKADVNAVTKAGATALHRAAMMGHLEIVKLLVEHKANLLLQDESGQTALHRAVMRGHLEVCRILLAKEPTLKLVKDKKDKIAFEYIMENANDDFKLLLKP, from the exons ATGGATCCACATAGTGCGGACAACTGCAAGTGCCACAAGCAGACGCAGCCGGCACAGCAGACGTTAAGCGACATGGACTTCGATCGAGGCATTTGGAATGCAG CTATCTATAACGAAGTGGAGCGTGTAAGAGAGTTTATCAAGAAGGGCCAGTCGATGGCTCGCGATGACTGCGACTATACGGCTCTGCACTATGCGGCCCGCAATGGGAACGAGCCCATCTGCAAGCTGCTTCTCGACGAGGGCAAGGCAGACGTGAATGCTGTGACCAAAGCAGGAGCCACCGCGCTGCATCGTGCAGCCATGATGG GCCACTTGGAAATCGTGAAGCTACTGGTCGAGCACAAGGCTAATCTTCTGCTGCAGGACGAGAGCGGACAGACCGCTTTGCATCGAGCAGTGATGCGGGGCCACCTGGAGGTGTGTCGCATTCTGCTGGCAAAGGAGCCAACACTTAAGCTGGTCAAGGATAAAAAGGacaaaattgcatttgagTACATCATGGAGAACGCCAATGATGATTTTAAGCTGCTGCTGAAGCCCTAA